In Triticum urartu cultivar G1812 chromosome 6, Tu2.1, whole genome shotgun sequence, the following proteins share a genomic window:
- the LOC125514788 gene encoding uncharacterized protein LOC125514788: MSPPASLPPPAPAGTPLADLLESATFAPPAPAPPPPTPAAILSAWSHLRSAAPSPAAALAALETLHLHRRSLRLSSAHLELLLPLLPLHPRLVSPLLATCPRLLPNYSLPFASLPLAPRLLLLGALATAKTSKNSTSNGSSGSPSTGNLGSDHGGDDPVVAVSRILENMEQTSETSDGIDHLALAGIGHALACADELHFGRILVSLVRICGRIGDVGVAVRVLKLVDWLVSGFVESRRMRKVQVLFEVISPEKCESEGYVLFPAVMAACGGLRALRVASVRHRLDFAPRLKEAPERTIRFAARRAAVEGRPDDDQRHVLLQCVALGLTQCGPVASNDSVLRCVLMALLEELLPLPRLLRISVKSPDENSAELAKNQVMQHQDSVLFKEAGPVTGVLCNQYSFADEKTKDYVETRVCEYAQELYHHLRAAVLLHQAKRNGLLAEIDKIAEAAFFMIVSFAAEVAKHRLDANSSGGFQPEVAVRILVEFSCVEHLRRLRLPEYTEAIRRAVVVNQDNAAASALFVESMPSCAELTTKPDLLTGTRYICYTDEVQTSRILFYLRVMPTCINLIPTHLIRDKLSPVIFLYPL; this comes from the exons atgtcgccgccggCCAGTCTCCCGCCGCCGGCCCCCGCCGGCACGCCCCTCGCCGACCTCCTCGAGTCCGCCACCTTCGCGCCCCCCGCGCCGGCGCCCCCGCCTCCCACCCCCGCCGCCATCCTCTCCGCGTGGTCGCACCTCCGCAGCGCCGCTCCCTCCCCCgcggccgccctcgccgccctcGAGACCCTCCACCTCCACCGCCGCTCGCTCCGTCTCAGCTCCGCGCACCTCGAGCTGCTCCTGCCGCTCCTCCCGCTCCACCCCCGCCTCGTCTCCCCGCTGCTCGCCACCTGCCCGCGTCTCCTCCCCAACTATTCGCTCCCCTTTGCCTCCCTCCCCCTCGCCCCTCGGCTCCTCCTCCTGGGCGCGCTCGCCACCGCCAAGACCTCCAAGAATTCCACCAGCAATGGCAGCTCAGGGAGCCCCAGCACGGGGAATCTCGGGAGTGACCACGGCGGCGACGACCCCGTTGTGGCTGTGAGTCGCATTCTAGAGAATATGGAGCAGACCAGTGAGACCAGCGATGGTATTGACCACCTTGCGCTTGCTGGGATTGGCCATGCCCTGGCATGTGCAGATGAGCTGCACTTTGGGAGGATCCTTGTGTCCCTGGTTAGGATTTGCGGCAGGATCGGGGATGTAGGTGTTGCTGTCAGGGTGCTTAAGCTGGTGGATTGGCTGGTGTCGGGGTTCGTCGAGTCGAGGAGGATGCGCAAGGTTCAGGTTCTGTTCGAGGTAATTTCGCCGGAGAAGTGTGAGAGTGAGGGTTATGTGCTGTTTCCGGCGGTGATGGCGGCTTGCGGTGGACTACGGGCATTGAGGGTTGCTTCGGTGAGACATCGGTTGGACTTTGCTCCAAGGTTGAAGGAGGCTCCTGAACGGACCATTCGTTTTGCAGCTCGGAGGGCAGCTGTAGAAGGGAGGCCTGACGATGATCAGCGCCATGTCCTTCTTCAGTGTGTTGCATTAGGTTTGACACAGTGTGGGCCGGTAGCATCTAATGATTCAGTGTTACGGTGTGTTCTTATGGCACTGCTGGAGGAGCTCCTTCCTCTTCCGCGCCTGCTTAGGATCTCAGTTAAGAGTCCAGATGAAAATTCAGCTGAGCTTGCAAAGAATCAGGTCATGCAGCACCAGGatagtgtccttttcaaagaagcAGGGCCAGTGACTGGGGTTCTGTGCAATCAGTATTCATTTGCTGATGAGAAGACTAAAGATTATGTGGAAACTCGTGTATGTGAATATGCGCAAGAGTTGTATCATCATCTTCGTGCAGCAGTGTTGCTGCACCAGGCGAAACGGAATGGTTTGCTTGCTGAGATTGATAAGATCGCTGAGGCGGCATTTTTTATGATTGTAAGCTTTGCGGCAGAGGTTGCGAAACACAGGTTGGATGCAAACTCCTCAGGGGGGTTCCAGCCAGAGGTTGCTGTTAGGATCTTGGTGGAATTCTCTTGTGTGGAACATCTGAGACGTTTGCGTCTTCCTGAGTACACTGAAGCAATCCGGCGTGCTGTTGTTGTCAATCAGGATAATGCGGCAGCCAGTGCTTTATTCGTTGAGTCAATGCCTTCATGTGCTGAATTGACAACCAAACCAG ATTTACTAACCGGAACAAGATATATCTGTTACACGGATGAGGTCCAGACGTCACGCATATTGTTTTATCTGCGGGTTATGCCTACTTGTATTAACCTCATTCCAACTCATCTAATTCGGGATAAATTATCTCCGGTCATATTTTTGTATCCTTTATAG